A single window of Loxodonta africana isolate mLoxAfr1 chromosome 10, mLoxAfr1.hap2, whole genome shotgun sequence DNA harbors:
- the ZNF106 gene encoding zinc finger protein 106 isoform X4, whose product MVRERKCILCHIVYSSKKEMDEHMRSMLHHRELENLKGRQDEASSSSQEINPDDRRPQWRREDRFPYQDRESYSQPPWHHRTPSQRDWKWEKDGFSNTRKNSFPHSSRNSGGQRGCSGWHKGVGGGSSAWFHNHSNPGGGWHSSSGAVDWNHNGTGRNSSWHSEGTGGFSSWHMNSSNGNWKSSVRGTNSWNYNGPGDKFQPGRNRNSNCQMEDMTLVWSKKSNKSNKYNQERYNCQRQENDNVGTVATYPSPEGFANDNFSSEGLFDFNFEQLESLPTKQTDTITPKIGGKNGSVAKEKLRRWTPYPSQKTLDSQSGLKDITGNKSEKTDKPFFDFNLITTGTQEAQTDETRNSPMPKTQKETHTESFHHKATSDCMTSYEVARDCPVTEKLEQEQISSKMLSLKSVRLLIPGTKSVPQKQDSKNPSKNIKSNSFFPGEHSSPLNKPILEDNHSSPYIPKLRSVLKGNNKSTFGTQREPSENVSDTLQKAQEVLQCHESVQKTSLTTSKKTRSYAKASRNVEESEKGSLKIEFQVHALEDESDGEISDAEKHGTKTRTLGSATTEVLSCSTLPADQKEGDDQILKTSRKLSTSPCNSTVHKKESELQVTSAGSPHPGLLLDLKTSLEDAQVDDPVKSHVSYEAEGFESTSLDAELQKSDVGQPSGPLLPELSKLGFPASLQRDLTRHISLKSKIGAHLPEPNLNSARRIRNISGHRKGDTEKESGLKPTLRQILNASRRNVNWEQVIQQVTKKKQELGKGLPRFGIEMVPLVQNEQEVLDLDGEPDLTNLEGFQWEGISISSSPGLARKRSLSESSVIMDRASSVYSFFSEEGTGKENEPQQIVPPGNSLRATQSQKATMGFKQEMIPMAASLRTGEMAENVATRRRHSTQLPSDGTIPLMHSAGDLSSQESCAPPSETQNTRESNGEGNSMSSNVSSALANYSSVDVATDSSCTSGAEQNEGQSIRKKRRATGDGSSPELPSLERKNKRRKIKGKKERSQVDQLLNISLREEELSKSLQCMDSNLLQARAALQTAYVEVQRLLMLKQQITMEMSALRTQRIQILQGLQETYEPSERPDQVPCSLAGEQRNSRAQTSADATLLPAPLFPVFLDPSHVSPSSTSSVFQAHGIVPAPDSSVQIKQEPMSPERDENVNVVPQGPAGSVSKELSQTTREISDSCPVYPVIAATLSLSELTEGFHEASQELKLPVEQGNIRNRENSPASQSTGLPDINKEGEEPAKGNSGSEACTSSFPGLPFASETLLEQEPHSPADQPEQQAESTLTSAESKGNKKKKKLRKKKTLRAAHVPENSDTEQDVFTAKPVRKVKTGKLTKGGKVTTSTWEDGRTGQEQESVRDEPDSDSSLEVLEIPNPQLEVVAIDSSESGEEKPDSPSKKDIWDSTEQNLLETCRSGCDEVSSTSEIGTRYKDGIPVSVAETQTVISSIKGSKNSSEISSEPGDDDEPTEGSFEGHQAAVNAIQIFGNLLYTCSADKTVRVYNLVNRKCIGIFDGHTSKVNCLLVTQTSGKNAALYTGSSDHTVHCYNVKTRECVEQLQLEDRVLCLHSRWRILYAGLANGTVVTFSIKNNKQLDIFECHGPRAVSCLATAQEGARKLLVVGSYDCTISVRDARNGLLLRTLEGHSKTILCMKVVNDLVFSGSSDQSVHAHNIHTGELVRIYKGHNHAVTVVNILGKVMVTACLDKFVRVYELQSHDRLQVYGGHKDMIMCMTIHKSMIYTGCYDGSIQAVRLNLMQNYRCWWHGCTLIFGVIDHLKQHLLTDHTNPNFQTLKCRWKNCDAFFTARKGSKQDAAGHIERHAEDDSKIDS is encoded by the exons ACAAGATGAAGCttccagcagcagccaagaaataaaCCCTGATGACAGGCGACCCCAGTGGAGACGAGAAGACCGGTTTCCTTACCAAGACAGAGAGAGCTACAGTCAGCCGCCGTGGCACCATCGCACACCTTCTCAGCGGGATTggaaatgggagaaagatggctTTAGTAATACTAGAAAAAACAGCTTTCCACATTCTTCCAGGAACAGCGGTGGACAGAGAGGATGTTCCGGGTGGCATAAGGGTGTCGGAGGAGGCTCCTCAGCTTGGTTTCACAACCACAGTAATCCTGGAGGCGGTTGGCATTCAAGTAGTGGTGCAGTGGATTGGAATCACAATGGTACAGGAAGGAATTCCAGCTGGCATTCTGAAGGAACAGGTGGCTTTTCCAGTTGGCATATGAATAGCAGTAACGGAAACTGGAAATCCAGTGTACGTGGTACAAATAGTTGGAATTACAATGGCCCCGGAGACAAATTTCAACCAGGCAGAAACAGAAATTCTAATTGTCAAATGGAAGACATGACTTTAGTATGGAGCAAGAAATCTAATAAGTCAAACAAATACAACCAAGAGAGATACAATTGTCAACGGCAAGAAAATGACAACGTTGGTACAGTTGCCACATACCCTTCTCCTGAAGGATTTGCAAATGATAATTTTTCTTCAGAAGGCTTATTTGACTTTAATTTTGAGCAGCTAGAGAGCCTACCTACTAAACAAACAGATACCATAACCCCCAAAATTGGTGGGAAGAATGGCAGCGTAGCAAAGGAAAAGCTCCGTCGCTGGACTCCCTACCCTTCCCAGAAGACTCTGGATTCACAGTCTGGGTTGAAAGACATCACTGGTAACAAGTCAGAGAAGACAGATAAGCCTTTCTTTGATTTTAACTTGATAACTACAGGAACACAAGAGGCCCAAACTGATGAAACAAGGAATTCCCCAATGCCaaaaacacaaaaggaaacaCATACAGAATCTTTTCATCACAAAGCCACCTCTGACTGCATGACTTCCTATGAGGTGGCAAGAGATTGTCCCGTTACGGAAAAACTGGAACAAGAGCAAATCTCAAGTAAGATGCTGTCGCTGAAATCTGTACGCCTTCTAATTCCAGGCACTAAATCAGTTCCTCAAAAACAAGATTCAAAGAATCCCTCAAAAAACATCAAATCTAATTCTTTTTTTCCTGGAGAACATTCAAGTCCCTTGAACAAACCCATTTTAGAAGACAATCATAGTTCTCCTTACATACCCAAATTACGTAGTGTTttaaaagggaataataaaagTACATTTGGCACCCAAAGGGAGCCCAGTGAAAATGTAAGTGATACATTACAGAAAGCCCAAGAGGTGCTACAGTGTCATGAGTCAGTGCAGAAGACCTCACTTACCACTTCTAAAAAGACCAGAAGCTATGCAAAAGCAAGTAGAAATGTCGAAGAGTCTGAGAAAGGATCGTTGAAGATTGAGTTTCAAGTACACGCGTTGGAAGATGAAAGTGATGGGGAGATCTCTGACGCTGAAAAGCATGGAACAAAAACTAGAACCCTGGGTTCTGCAACTACAGAAGTGTTATCCTGCAGCACTCTTCCTGCTGATCAGAAGGAGGGGGATGACCAAATCCTGAAAACATCTAGAAAATTATCCACTTCTCCATGTAATTCCACAGTTCACAAGAAAGAATCTGAGTTACAAGTGACATCTGCAGGCAGTCCACACCCTGGCTTGTTGCTGGACCTGAAAACCTCTCTAGAAGATGCACAGGTGGACGACCCTGTTAAATCTCACGTGTCTTATGAAGCAGAAGGCTTCGAGAGTACCAGCTTGGATGCAGAGCTTCAAAAAAGTGATGTAGGTCAGCCCTCGGGCCCTCTCTTGCCTGAACTAAGTAAGCTTGGCTTTCCCGCCTCTCTCCAGAGAGATCTAACCCGGCACATTAGTTTGAAGAGCAAAATTGGAGCACACCTTCCTGAGCCAAACCTAAATAGTGCTCGCCGCATTCGCAACATTAGTGGTCACCGAAAGGGTGACACAGAGAAGGAGTCTGGGCTCAAGCCAACGCTTAGGCAGATTCTCAATGCATCTCGGAGAAATGTCAACTGGGAACAGGTTATTCAGCAAGTAACCAAGAAAAAGCAAGAACTGGGCAAAGGCTTACCCAG gTTTGGCATAGAAATGGTGCCCCTGGTTCAAAATGAACAGGAGGTCTTGGATTTGGATGGGGAGCCTGATCTGACCAACCTAGAAGGATTCCAGTGGGAAGGtatttccatttcctcatccCCTGGGTTGGCGAGGAAGCGAAGCCTTTCTGAGAGCAGTGTGATCATGGACAGGGCTTCTTCTGTGTATAGCTTCTTCAGTGAGGAAGGCACGGGCAAAGAGAATGAGCCCCAGCAGATTGTTCCACCTGGGAACTCACTGAGGGCTACACAGAGTCAGAAAGCGACCATGGGCTTTAAACAGGAAATGATACCTATGGCTGCGTCTCTGAGAACAGGTGAAATGGCTGAAAATGTGGCTACCCGAAGGCGACATAGTACACAGTTACCCTCTGATGGTACAATACCCTTGATGCATTCGGCAGGAGACCTGAGCAGCCAGGAGAGTTGTGCACCACCTTCAGAGACTCAGAACACCCGGGAGAGTAACGGAGAAGGAAACTCTATGTCATCAAATGTATCTTCAGCCCTTGCAAACTACAGTTCGGTGGACGTGGCCACAGACAGTAGCTGCACCTCTGGTGCCGAACAAAATGAAGGGCAGAGTATTAGAAAGAAACGAAGAGCTACCGGA GATGGATCTTCTCCTGAACTCCCAAGTcttgagagaaaaaataaaagaaggaaaattaaaggaaaaaaag AACGTTCTCAGGTTGACCAGCTGCTGAATATTTCTTTAAGGGAGGAAGAACTAAGCAAATCTTTGCAGTGCATGGATAGCAACCTTTTGCAAGCTCGTGCAGCACTTCAGACAGCTTATGTTGAAGTCCAGCGGCTCCTTATGCTCAAGCAACAG ATAACTATGGAGATGAGTGCACTGAGGACCCAGAGAATACAGATTCTACAGGGATTGCAAG AAACGTACGAGCCTTCTGAGCGCCCAGACCAGGTTCCCTGTAGCCTTGCAGGAGAACAGAGGAACAGCAGAGCTCAGACATCTGCTGATGCCACACTGCTGCCTGCTCCCTTGTTCCCAGTTTTCCTGGACCCCTCCCATGTGTCTCCATCATCCACGTCTTCCGTTTTCCAAGCCCACGGCATTGTCCCCGCTCCAGACTCATCAGTTCAGATTAAACAAGAGCCCATGTCTCCTGAACGCGACGAGAATGTGAATGTTGTACCACAAGGCCCTGCTGGTAGTGTGTCCAAGGAATTATCTCAGACTACTA GAGAGATCAGTGACAGTTGTCCAGTTTACCCAGTCATCGCTGCAACGTTGTCCTTATCAGAGCTAACAGAGGGTTTCCATGAGGCTAGCCAAGAATTGAAGCTTCCTGTGGAGCAAGGAAACATCAGAAACAGAGAAAATTCTCCTGCTTCCCAATCAACCGGTCTTCCTGATATAAATAAAGAAGGGGAAGAGCCAGCCAAAGGCAACAGCGGGTCAGAAGCCTGTACCAGTTCTTTTCCAGGATTGCCCTTTGCTTCAGAAACCCTTTTGGAGCAGGAGCCCCACTCTCCAGCAGACCAGCCTGAGCAACAGGCAGAATCTACCCTGACCTCAGCTGAAAGTaagggaaacaagaaaaagaagaaacttaGAAAGAAGAAGACTCTCCGGGCTGCCCATGTTCCTGAGAATAGTGACACTGAACAGGATGTATTTACTGCCAAACCTGTAAGGAAAGTGAAAACTGGAAAGTTAACTAAAGGGGGGAAAGTAACAACCTCCACCTGGGAAGATGGCAGAACCGGCCAGGAACAAGAGAGCGTCAGAGATGAGCCAGACAGTGACTCGTCCCTGGAAGTGCTAGAAATTCCTAATCCTCAACTAGAAGTAGTAGCCATTGATTCTTCTGAATCTggagaagagaaaccagacagCCCGTCTAAAAAGGATATCTGGGACTCCACAGAGCAAAACCTGCTAGAAACTTGTCGTTCTGGTTGCGATGAAGTTAGCTCTACCAGTGAGATCGGCACTCGCTATAAGGATGGCATCCCTGTAAG CGTGGCTGAAACTCAGACCGTGATCTCCTCCATTAAAGGATCAAAGAACTCTTCAG AAATATCTTCAGAGCCAGGAGACGATGATGAGCCCACAGAAGGGAGCTTTGAGGGGCACCAAGCCGCAGTGAACGCGATCCAGATATTTGGAAACTTGCTGTATACCTGCTCAGCAGATAAAACTGTCCGAGTTTATAACCTGGTG AATCGGAAGTGCATAGGCATCTTCGATGGCCATACCTCCAAAGTGAACTGCCTCCTGGTTACTCAGACGTCTGGGAAGAATGCTGCCCTTTACACTGGCTCCAGTGACCACACCGTCCACTGCTATAACGTTAAG ACCCGGGAGTGTGTGGAGCAGCTACAGCTGGAGGACCGGGTTCTCTGCCTCCACAGTCGATGGCGAATCCTCTATGCAGGACTGGCAAATGGCACTGTGGTCACCTTCAGTATAAAG AACAACAAACAACTTGACATCTTTGAATGCCATGGCCCTCGGGCCGTCAGCTGTCTTGCCACAGCTCAGGAAGGTGCCCGAAAGCTGCTGGTTGTGGGATCTTATGACTGCACCATCAGTGTGCGTGACGCACGGAACGGACTGCTCCTCAGAACTCTGGAGGGCCACAGCAAAACCATCCTCTGCATGAAG gtgGTGAACGACCTCGTATTCAGTGGCTCCAGCGATCAGTCAGTCCATGCCCACAACATTCAC ACTGGTGAGCTCGTGCGGATCTATAAAGGCCACAATCACGCAGTGACCGTGGTGAATATCCTAGGGAAAGTGATGGTGACTGCTTGCCTGGATAAATTTGTTCGTGTCTATGAGTTACAG TCCCACGATCGATTGCAAGTTTACGGAGGACACAAGGACATGATTATGTGTATGACCATCCATAAAAGTATG ATCTACACCGGCTGTTACGACGGCAGCATTCAGGCTGTGAGGCTCAATCTGATGCAGAATTACCGCTGTTGG
- the ZNF106 gene encoding zinc finger protein 106 isoform X7: MVRERKCILCHIVYSSKKEMDEHMRSMLHHRELENLKGRFGIEMVPLVQNEQEVLDLDGEPDLTNLEGFQWEGISISSSPGLARKRSLSESSVIMDRASSVYSFFSEEGTGKENEPQQIVPPGNSLRATQSQKATMGFKQEMIPMAASLRTGEMAENVATRRRHSTQLPSDGTIPLMHSAGDLSSQESCAPPSETQNTRESNGEGNSMSSNVSSALANYSSVDVATDSSCTSGAEQNEGQSIRKKRRATGDGSSPELPSLERKNKRRKIKGKKERSQVDQLLNISLREEELSKSLQCMDSNLLQARAALQTAYVEVQRLLMLKQQITMEMSALRTQRIQILQGLQETYEPSERPDQVPCSLAGEQRNSRAQTSADATLLPAPLFPVFLDPSHVSPSSTSSVFQAHGIVPAPDSSVQIKQEPMSPERDENVNVVPQGPAGSVSKELSQTTREISDSCPVYPVIAATLSLSELTEGFHEASQELKLPVEQGNIRNRENSPASQSTGLPDINKEGEEPAKGNSGSEACTSSFPGLPFASETLLEQEPHSPADQPEQQAESTLTSAESKGNKKKKKLRKKKTLRAAHVPENSDTEQDVFTAKPVRKVKTGKLTKGGKVTTSTWEDGRTGQEQESVRDEPDSDSSLEVLEIPNPQLEVVAIDSSESGEEKPDSPSKKDIWDSTEQNLLETCRSGCDEVSSTSEIGTRYKDGIPVSVAETQTVISSIKGSKNSSEISSEPGDDDEPTEGSFEGHQAAVNAIQIFGNLLYTCSADKTVRVYNLVNRKCIGIFDGHTSKVNCLLVTQTSGKNAALYTGSSDHTVHCYNVKTRECVEQLQLEDRVLCLHSRWRILYAGLANGTVVTFSIKNNKQLDIFECHGPRAVSCLATAQEGARKLLVVGSYDCTISVRDARNGLLLRTLEGHSKTILCMKVVNDLVFSGSSDQSVHAHNIHTGELVRIYKGHNHAVTVVNILGKVMVTACLDKFVRVYELQSHDRLQVYGGHKDMIMCMTIHKSMIYTGCYDGSIQAVRLNLMQNYRCWWHGCTLIFGVIDHLKQHLLTDHTNPNFQTLKCRWKNCDAFFTARKGSKQDAAGHIERHAEDDSKIDS, translated from the exons gTTTGGCATAGAAATGGTGCCCCTGGTTCAAAATGAACAGGAGGTCTTGGATTTGGATGGGGAGCCTGATCTGACCAACCTAGAAGGATTCCAGTGGGAAGGtatttccatttcctcatccCCTGGGTTGGCGAGGAAGCGAAGCCTTTCTGAGAGCAGTGTGATCATGGACAGGGCTTCTTCTGTGTATAGCTTCTTCAGTGAGGAAGGCACGGGCAAAGAGAATGAGCCCCAGCAGATTGTTCCACCTGGGAACTCACTGAGGGCTACACAGAGTCAGAAAGCGACCATGGGCTTTAAACAGGAAATGATACCTATGGCTGCGTCTCTGAGAACAGGTGAAATGGCTGAAAATGTGGCTACCCGAAGGCGACATAGTACACAGTTACCCTCTGATGGTACAATACCCTTGATGCATTCGGCAGGAGACCTGAGCAGCCAGGAGAGTTGTGCACCACCTTCAGAGACTCAGAACACCCGGGAGAGTAACGGAGAAGGAAACTCTATGTCATCAAATGTATCTTCAGCCCTTGCAAACTACAGTTCGGTGGACGTGGCCACAGACAGTAGCTGCACCTCTGGTGCCGAACAAAATGAAGGGCAGAGTATTAGAAAGAAACGAAGAGCTACCGGA GATGGATCTTCTCCTGAACTCCCAAGTcttgagagaaaaaataaaagaaggaaaattaaaggaaaaaaag AACGTTCTCAGGTTGACCAGCTGCTGAATATTTCTTTAAGGGAGGAAGAACTAAGCAAATCTTTGCAGTGCATGGATAGCAACCTTTTGCAAGCTCGTGCAGCACTTCAGACAGCTTATGTTGAAGTCCAGCGGCTCCTTATGCTCAAGCAACAG ATAACTATGGAGATGAGTGCACTGAGGACCCAGAGAATACAGATTCTACAGGGATTGCAAG AAACGTACGAGCCTTCTGAGCGCCCAGACCAGGTTCCCTGTAGCCTTGCAGGAGAACAGAGGAACAGCAGAGCTCAGACATCTGCTGATGCCACACTGCTGCCTGCTCCCTTGTTCCCAGTTTTCCTGGACCCCTCCCATGTGTCTCCATCATCCACGTCTTCCGTTTTCCAAGCCCACGGCATTGTCCCCGCTCCAGACTCATCAGTTCAGATTAAACAAGAGCCCATGTCTCCTGAACGCGACGAGAATGTGAATGTTGTACCACAAGGCCCTGCTGGTAGTGTGTCCAAGGAATTATCTCAGACTACTA GAGAGATCAGTGACAGTTGTCCAGTTTACCCAGTCATCGCTGCAACGTTGTCCTTATCAGAGCTAACAGAGGGTTTCCATGAGGCTAGCCAAGAATTGAAGCTTCCTGTGGAGCAAGGAAACATCAGAAACAGAGAAAATTCTCCTGCTTCCCAATCAACCGGTCTTCCTGATATAAATAAAGAAGGGGAAGAGCCAGCCAAAGGCAACAGCGGGTCAGAAGCCTGTACCAGTTCTTTTCCAGGATTGCCCTTTGCTTCAGAAACCCTTTTGGAGCAGGAGCCCCACTCTCCAGCAGACCAGCCTGAGCAACAGGCAGAATCTACCCTGACCTCAGCTGAAAGTaagggaaacaagaaaaagaagaaacttaGAAAGAAGAAGACTCTCCGGGCTGCCCATGTTCCTGAGAATAGTGACACTGAACAGGATGTATTTACTGCCAAACCTGTAAGGAAAGTGAAAACTGGAAAGTTAACTAAAGGGGGGAAAGTAACAACCTCCACCTGGGAAGATGGCAGAACCGGCCAGGAACAAGAGAGCGTCAGAGATGAGCCAGACAGTGACTCGTCCCTGGAAGTGCTAGAAATTCCTAATCCTCAACTAGAAGTAGTAGCCATTGATTCTTCTGAATCTggagaagagaaaccagacagCCCGTCTAAAAAGGATATCTGGGACTCCACAGAGCAAAACCTGCTAGAAACTTGTCGTTCTGGTTGCGATGAAGTTAGCTCTACCAGTGAGATCGGCACTCGCTATAAGGATGGCATCCCTGTAAG CGTGGCTGAAACTCAGACCGTGATCTCCTCCATTAAAGGATCAAAGAACTCTTCAG AAATATCTTCAGAGCCAGGAGACGATGATGAGCCCACAGAAGGGAGCTTTGAGGGGCACCAAGCCGCAGTGAACGCGATCCAGATATTTGGAAACTTGCTGTATACCTGCTCAGCAGATAAAACTGTCCGAGTTTATAACCTGGTG AATCGGAAGTGCATAGGCATCTTCGATGGCCATACCTCCAAAGTGAACTGCCTCCTGGTTACTCAGACGTCTGGGAAGAATGCTGCCCTTTACACTGGCTCCAGTGACCACACCGTCCACTGCTATAACGTTAAG ACCCGGGAGTGTGTGGAGCAGCTACAGCTGGAGGACCGGGTTCTCTGCCTCCACAGTCGATGGCGAATCCTCTATGCAGGACTGGCAAATGGCACTGTGGTCACCTTCAGTATAAAG AACAACAAACAACTTGACATCTTTGAATGCCATGGCCCTCGGGCCGTCAGCTGTCTTGCCACAGCTCAGGAAGGTGCCCGAAAGCTGCTGGTTGTGGGATCTTATGACTGCACCATCAGTGTGCGTGACGCACGGAACGGACTGCTCCTCAGAACTCTGGAGGGCCACAGCAAAACCATCCTCTGCATGAAG gtgGTGAACGACCTCGTATTCAGTGGCTCCAGCGATCAGTCAGTCCATGCCCACAACATTCAC ACTGGTGAGCTCGTGCGGATCTATAAAGGCCACAATCACGCAGTGACCGTGGTGAATATCCTAGGGAAAGTGATGGTGACTGCTTGCCTGGATAAATTTGTTCGTGTCTATGAGTTACAG TCCCACGATCGATTGCAAGTTTACGGAGGACACAAGGACATGATTATGTGTATGACCATCCATAAAAGTATG ATCTACACCGGCTGTTACGACGGCAGCATTCAGGCTGTGAGGCTCAATCTGATGCAGAATTACCGCTGTTGG